In one Camelus dromedarius isolate mCamDro1 chromosome 31, mCamDro1.pat, whole genome shotgun sequence genomic region, the following are encoded:
- the CRYBB2 gene encoding beta-crystallin B2, which translates to MASDLQTQAGKPQPLNPKIIIFEQENFQGHSHELNGPCPNLKETGVEKAASVLVQAGPWVGYEQANCKGEQFVFEKGEYPRWDSWTSSRRTDSLSSLRPIKVDSQEHKIILYENPNFTGKKMEVIDDDVPSFHAHGYQEKVSSVRVQSGTWVGYQYPGYRGLQYLLEKGDYKDSGDFGAPQPQVQSVRRIRDMQWHQRGAFHPSS; encoded by the exons ATGGCCTCAGACCTCCAGACCCAAGCGGGCAAGCCACAGCCCCTCAACCCCAAG ATCATCATCTTTGAGCAGGAGAACTTCCAGGGCCACTCGCACGAGCTCAACGGCCCCTGCCCCAACCTGAAGGAGACTGGCGTGGAGAAGGCCGCCTCCGTCCTGGTTCAGGCTGGACC CTGGGTGGGCTACGAACAAGCCAACTGCAAAGGAGAGCAGTTTGTGTTTGAGAAGGGCGAGTACCCCCGCTGGGACTCATGGACCAGCAGTCGAAGGACGGACTCCCTCAGCTCCCTGAGGCCCATCAAAGTG GACAGCCAGGAGCACAAGATCATCCTGTACGAGAACCCCAACTTCACGGGGAAGAAGATGGAGGTCATAGACGATGACGTGCCCAGCTTCCACGCGCACGGCTACCAGGAGAAGGTGTCCTCTGTGCGGGTGCAGAGCGGCAC GTGGGTCGGCTACCAGTACCCTGGCTACCGCGGGCTGCAGTACCTGCTGGAGAAGGGCGATTACAAGGACAGCGGTGACTTCGGGGCGCCCCAGCCCCAGGTGCAGTCTGTGCGCCGCATCCGTGACATGCAGTGGCACCAGCGGGGCGCCTTCCACCCCTCCAGCTAA